GCCCAACTTTTAGCTCAAAGTTTACGTATAGCGCGTCTTTGTCGCTCACTTTGTAAAGAAGGCTCTTGATTTTGTCCTTGGAAACCTTTTTGTGGAAAAGATCGGAGAGCAGGCTGCAGGCTTCAAGTATCTCAACGCCAACAATCTTTTTGGATTCGCTCAAATCCACGTTAATTCTTGGATTGAGCTCAAGGGTGCTTGAAACCCGTTTGCTGCTCAAGTTAATGTAAATTGCATCGGCTTGATCATCATAGCTGAATCCATTCATTTTATCACCGCTTGTTGTCCTCTCCTGCAACAAGATTTTGGATATCTTTACTTGTGTGCATGAGAGTAATTAAACGTATCGAGTCATTTAAAGTGACGACATATCTTCTGAAGACCCCTGGTTTTTGATGATAGTAAACATCAAATTTGCGCTCATGAGGAATTTCAGAGACCTGCTCCATTACAAGCGCTGGACTTTCATTTATTATGTCCTGCTCGCAAACCTGTCGCGGCAAAAAACACTCAATAGACCTCAGGCCAGCATGTGTTGTATAGGCAAATGCCAGCTTTTTCGATCTGACAAGAGCAAGAAACTCTTTAATAGGCACTTCCGGCATGGATGCCTTTCAATATTGCGTTTAATAAACAGAGCCAGGGGTGCTTTCCAGTGAAAGATTGCAGTCTACCAGAGAAGACAAACGCGTCGGTTTACTGTCTTCTTCAAACTCTAGTGTTTTTTTAGTATGGGTTCCCAGCCTCGTCCTGGTATTTTTTCTGCAGCGTCTCCCAGGTTGAGCCATCACTAATCGAATTTATGCGCTTGTCTCGGCATCTTGCGGCATCAGACTCGCAACCAAGCTCCATAAAAATGGCTTCGGCTTTCTTGTAATCGCAAGCAGACTCATATGCACTTGCAGCTTTTTCCTTGTCGCCAACCTTAAGATATATTTCTGCCGCCTTCACAAACAGCTGTTTTTTCTCAAGCCTCTTCGCCTTTGCCGCAAGTTCTTTTTTTTCCGAATCAGGCATTGCCATATGCACAACCTCGCTTTTCATTATGCTTTCGCCCTTCTTTGCAAGCCGAACATCTCAAGCACTTCCGCACTTGTTGTTGCCTGCACAGTGCCTTTATCCTCCCTTATGCCAACCAGGCGCGGGAAGCGAAGAGCAAGCCCTCTGCCTTCACCGTCTATTGAGCATGTGTGCTGGCTTGATTGGCTGATTTCATCAAATGCCACAGTGACAACCATGGAGGGCTCAACCCAAAAATCAGGCTCAAGCCTGGATTCAACGCCCTTGGGTTTTTCCCTTGATTTGGAAGCATAAAGCCTTTCTTGAAGTTCCCTCATTTCCTCCTCGCTAAAGCCGCTGCCTATTTTTGCTACAGTTTCAAGGGCCCCTGTTTGCTCGTTTTGGACTGCAACCAGAAGGCCGCCAAACTCAAACTCGCTTCGCGCCCCTTTGCCAAGATAATAACCGACTACAACAGCATCAATAGTGTCAACAGACGACCCGTAGGACTTTTTCAGCTTTATCCAGGCAAACTTGCGCGCGCCTGCAACATAAGGCATCCTCAGGTCCTTTGCAATGACGCCCTCAAGCCCCTCGGACAGGCATTTTTGGAAATACTCCTCAAGCTCCTGCGCGCTTCTTGCAATTATCCTTGCCGAAGGGAGAATCACGCCTTGAAAGTCCTGCTTTTTGGTGCCTGTAGAGCCAAGCAAAAGCTCAAGCTTTTCCCGCCTTATTGAATATGGCTCAAGTGTGAAGTCCGTGCTTCCTGCAAGCATTAT
Above is a genomic segment from Candidatus Parvarchaeota archaeon containing:
- a CDS encoding DUF2283 domain-containing protein → MNGFSYDDQADAIYINLSSKRVSSTLELNPRINVDLSESKKIVGVEILEACSLLSDLFHKKVSKDKIKSLLYKVSDKDALYVNFELKVGQKSEYASLAIPKLYRSPVLGVG